One part of the Fusobacterium pseudoperiodonticum genome encodes these proteins:
- the rnr gene encoding ribonuclease R — protein sequence MNLEKDLEKIKEILKTVKYLSFDQITSLLEWSPKKRKDNKAIILSWVDAGELLLDKKNRITAIEDSSLYAKGVFRIIKNKFGFVDNENSEEKNGIYIARENFNSALDGDKVLVKITSEGHNGQGKSGAEGEIIKIIERRKNTVVGILEKSKNFSFVLPTNALGSDIYIPNSQVGNADHRDIVVAEITFWGDENRKPEGKIIKILGSSTNSKNMIEALIYREGLSDHFSDEAMQEVREVIKRKIDYTDRKDLTELPIITIDGADAKDLDDAVYVEKLKNGNYRLIVAIADVSYYVKKDSTLDLEARNRGNSVYLVDRVLPMFPKEISNGICSLNEREEKATFTCEMEIDLKGDVVNYEVYKSVIKSVHRMTYKDVNAILDGNEKLINKYSDIHEMLKEMLELSKILRNKKYTRGSIDFELPELKVVLDEENNKVEEVLLRERGEGEKIIEDFMIAANETVAERIYWLELASIYRTHEKPDREKVFKLNEMLAKFGYKIPNFDNLHPKQFQEIIERSKNQETSMLVHKTILTSLKQARYTVDDIGHFGLASSHYTHFTSPIRRYADLMVHRVLFSSINNSIKQLKLSDLDEIAHHISKTERVAMKAEEESVRIKLVEYMKKDVGKELELMVTGFASRKVFFETSEHIECSWDVTTSNNFYDFDEENYCMVDRHHGTVFSLGDKVNALVEKADLLTLEIAVVPLKDKI from the coding sequence ATGAATTTAGAAAAAGACTTAGAGAAAATTAAAGAAATTTTAAAAACAGTGAAGTACTTATCTTTTGACCAAATTACAAGTCTTTTAGAATGGTCACCTAAAAAAAGAAAAGATAATAAAGCTATAATCTTATCTTGGGTTGATGCAGGAGAATTACTTTTAGACAAAAAAAATAGAATAACAGCAATTGAAGATTCTTCTCTTTATGCCAAAGGGGTATTTAGAATTATTAAAAATAAGTTTGGTTTTGTTGATAATGAAAATTCTGAAGAAAAAAATGGAATATATATAGCTAGAGAAAATTTTAATTCAGCTCTTGATGGAGATAAAGTTTTAGTAAAAATTACTAGTGAAGGTCATAATGGTCAAGGAAAATCTGGAGCAGAAGGAGAAATTATAAAAATAATTGAACGTAGAAAAAATACTGTTGTTGGTATCTTAGAAAAAAGTAAAAATTTCTCTTTTGTTTTACCAACTAATGCATTAGGAAGTGATATTTATATTCCAAATTCTCAAGTAGGAAATGCAGATCATAGAGATATAGTGGTAGCTGAAATAACATTTTGGGGTGATGAAAATAGAAAGCCTGAAGGAAAGATTATAAAGATTCTAGGTTCATCAACAAATAGTAAAAATATGATAGAAGCTCTTATATATAGAGAAGGTCTAAGTGATCATTTCTCTGATGAAGCAATGCAAGAAGTTAGGGAAGTTATAAAAAGAAAAATTGATTATACAGACAGAAAAGATTTAACAGAGCTTCCTATAATAACTATAGATGGAGCAGATGCTAAAGATTTAGATGATGCTGTTTATGTTGAAAAATTAAAAAATGGTAATTATAGACTGATAGTTGCTATTGCTGATGTTTCATACTATGTAAAAAAGGATTCTACTCTTGATTTAGAAGCAAGAAATAGAGGAAATTCAGTTTATTTAGTAGACAGAGTTTTACCAATGTTTCCAAAAGAAATTTCTAATGGAATTTGTTCTCTAAATGAAAGAGAAGAAAAGGCAACTTTTACTTGTGAAATGGAAATAGATCTTAAAGGTGATGTAGTAAATTATGAAGTTTATAAGTCTGTTATAAAGTCTGTTCACAGAATGACCTATAAAGATGTAAATGCAATTTTAGATGGTAATGAAAAATTAATAAATAAATATTCAGACATTCATGAAATGCTAAAAGAAATGTTAGAACTATCTAAAATATTAAGAAATAAAAAATATACAAGAGGAAGCATTGATTTTGAACTTCCAGAGCTTAAAGTTGTGTTAGATGAAGAAAATAATAAAGTTGAAGAAGTCCTTTTAAGAGAAAGAGGAGAAGGTGAAAAAATTATAGAAGACTTTATGATAGCTGCAAATGAAACTGTTGCAGAAAGAATATATTGGTTAGAATTGGCTTCAATATACAGAACCCATGAAAAGCCTGATAGAGAAAAAGTTTTCAAATTGAATGAAATGCTTGCGAAATTTGGATACAAGATACCTAATTTTGATAATCTTCATCCAAAACAATTCCAAGAAATTATAGAAAGATCTAAAAACCAAGAAACAAGTATGCTTGTACATAAGACTATTTTAACATCTTTAAAACAAGCAAGATATACTGTAGATGATATAGGACATTTTGGATTAGCATCTTCACATTATACTCACTTTACATCTCCTATAAGAAGATATGCTGATTTAATGGTTCATAGAGTTTTATTCTCAAGTATAAACAATTCCATTAAACAATTAAAATTATCTGATTTAGATGAAATAGCTCATCATATTTCTAAAACTGAAAGAGTAGCTATGAAAGCTGAAGAAGAAAGTGTTAGAATAAAGTTAGTTGAGTATATGAAAAAAGATGTGGGAAAAGAACTTGAACTTATGGTTACAGGTTTTGCTTCAAGAAAAGTCTTTTTTGAAACAAGTGAGCATATAGAATGTAGTTGGGATGTAACAACTTCAAATAATTTTTACGATTTTGATGAAGAAAATTATTGCATGGTAGATCGCCATCATGGAACAGTTTTTTCTTTAGGAGATAAGGTTAATGCACTTGTAGAGAAAGCTGATTTATTAACTTTAGAAATTGCAGTAGTTCCATTGAAAGATAAAATCTAA
- the yqeK gene encoding bis(5'-nucleosyl)-tetraphosphatase (symmetrical) YqeK, protein MKYNFNQLKEIVKSKMSLKRFTHTLGVVEMAEKLADIYKADVEKCKLAALLHDICKEMDMEYIKTICKNNFLNELSEEDLENNEILHGFAGAYYVNKEFEIEDSEVLNAIKYHTIGSKDMTLVEKIIYIADAIEYGRNYPSVTEIREETFKNLNKGILMEIEHKEKYLESIGKRSHPNTSQLKENILAELSKTYL, encoded by the coding sequence ATGAAATATAATTTTAATCAATTAAAAGAAATTGTAAAATCTAAAATGAGTTTAAAAAGATTTACACACACCCTTGGAGTTGTAGAAATGGCAGAGAAATTAGCTGATATATATAAGGCTGATGTTGAGAAATGCAAGTTAGCTGCCTTGCTTCATGATATATGTAAAGAAATGGATATGGAGTATATAAAAACTATCTGTAAAAATAATTTTTTAAATGAATTATCAGAAGAAGATTTAGAAAATAATGAAATCTTACATGGTTTTGCTGGAGCTTATTATGTTAATAAAGAATTTGAGATAGAAGACAGTGAAGTTTTGAATGCTATAAAATATCATACTATAGGCTCAAAAGATATGACTTTAGTTGAAAAGATAATATATATAGCAGATGCAATAGAGTATGGAAGAAATTACCCTAGTGTGACTGAAATAAGGGAAGAAACTTTTAAAAATTTAAATAAAGGAATACTTATGGAAATAGAGCATAAGGAAAAATATTTAGAAAGTATAGGAAAAAGGTCACATCCTAATACCTCTCAATTGAAGGAAAATATATTGGCTGAATTGAGTAAAACATATTTATAA
- a CDS encoding WGR domain-containing protein has product MIQALHFKDEKSDKFWFIETLDCELMVNYGKTGVTGKYEIKEFDTVEECEKEALKLINSKKKKGYQEFPEFDRDNHYYFDDEECGLHILTSHINFRKYFTDEFYYDCGDEEAPFGSDEGNDALYELQEAIQKKKKINFFEFPKVIIEKIWEMDYLSPDIEKTDEELKEEAKTKFDGLLGDQVILQSDQVILAVTFGQAKITGKIDSDLLDLALKSLTRIDRLNRLIWNWDKEEATYYIETMKKDLIKFKEDFQK; this is encoded by the coding sequence ATGATTCAAGCTCTTCATTTTAAAGATGAAAAATCTGATAAGTTTTGGTTTATTGAAACTCTTGATTGTGAATTAATGGTCAATTATGGAAAAACTGGAGTAACAGGTAAATATGAAATAAAAGAATTCGATACAGTTGAAGAATGTGAAAAAGAAGCTTTAAAGTTAATAAATTCTAAAAAGAAAAAAGGCTATCAAGAATTTCCTGAATTTGATAGAGACAATCATTACTATTTTGATGATGAAGAATGTGGCTTACATATTTTAACAAGTCATATAAATTTTAGAAAATATTTCACAGATGAGTTCTATTATGATTGTGGTGATGAAGAAGCTCCCTTTGGAAGTGATGAAGGAAATGATGCTTTATATGAATTACAAGAAGCTATACAAAAGAAAAAGAAAATAAACTTTTTTGAATTTCCTAAAGTAATAATCGAAAAAATTTGGGAAATGGATTATCTATCTCCTGATATAGAAAAAACAGATGAAGAATTAAAGGAAGAAGCTAAGACAAAATTTGATGGCTTACTTGGAGATCAAGTAATCTTACAAAGTGACCAAGTTATTCTAGCTGTTACTTTTGGTCAAGCAAAAATTACAGGAAAAATAGACAGTGACTTATTGGACTTAGCTTTAAAATCTTTAACTAGAATAGATAGATTAAATAGACTTATTTGGAATTGGGATAAGGAAGAAGCAACTTACTACATTGAAACTATGAAAAAAGATTTAATAAAATTTAAAGAAGATTTTCAAAAATAA
- the brnQ gene encoding branched-chain amino acid transport system II carrier protein, which yields MYKTKDVLLTGFALFAMLFGAGNLIFPPMLGYETNSSWIMTMLAFTITGVGFPFLGILSVSIAGNGIKDFANRVSPKFSIIFAIISILAIGPMLAIPRTGATAYEITFLYNGMDSPIYKYIYLIAYFGIVILFSLRANKVIDRVGKILTPILLILLFLIILKGAFFTDLTVRPDIYPHAFKRGFLEGYQTMDTIASIAYAGIILTAIKSGRTLTQKQEFSFLIKSGLVAIISLALIYGGFAFVGAKMHSVLNTQDKIELLVRTTSYLLGSYGNLVLAVCVAGACLTTAIGLVATVGEFFSSITSFKYEKIVIFTVLISFALSVLGVESIIRISVPILIFIYPVTISLILLNLFGKYIKNDYVYKGVVFFTGIVGLIESLDSLGIKNYYTKSVLEILPFSDYGLTWLFPGLIGYILCSLIFRKAEIKEK from the coding sequence ATGTATAAAACAAAAGATGTATTATTGACAGGTTTTGCACTTTTTGCAATGCTATTTGGTGCAGGAAATTTGATATTTCCACCAATGTTAGGTTATGAAACTAATTCAAGTTGGATAATGACAATGTTAGCATTTACAATAACAGGAGTGGGATTTCCCTTTTTAGGAATTTTATCAGTTTCTATTGCAGGAAATGGAATAAAGGATTTTGCTAATAGAGTATCTCCAAAATTTTCAATAATATTTGCCATCATCTCAATTTTAGCAATAGGTCCAATGCTAGCAATCCCAAGAACAGGAGCAACTGCTTATGAAATAACTTTCCTATATAATGGAATGGACAGTCCTATATATAAATATATTTACTTAATTGCTTACTTTGGAATAGTTATTTTATTTTCGTTAAGAGCCAATAAAGTTATTGATAGAGTTGGGAAAATATTAACTCCTATATTATTAATACTATTATTTTTAATAATTCTAAAAGGGGCATTTTTTACTGATTTAACTGTAAGACCAGATATTTATCCCCATGCTTTTAAAAGAGGTTTCTTAGAAGGATATCAAACAATGGATACTATTGCTTCTATTGCTTATGCTGGTATTATACTGACTGCTATAAAAAGTGGAAGAACTTTGACTCAAAAACAAGAGTTTTCTTTTTTAATAAAATCAGGACTTGTAGCTATAATATCGTTAGCTTTAATATATGGTGGTTTTGCATTTGTTGGAGCAAAAATGCACTCTGTTTTAAACACTCAAGATAAGATAGAATTATTAGTAAGAACAACTTCTTATCTTTTAGGTTCTTATGGAAATTTAGTATTAGCTGTTTGTGTTGCAGGAGCTTGCCTTACAACTGCAATAGGTTTGGTAGCTACTGTGGGAGAATTTTTTAGTTCTATAACTTCTTTTAAATATGAAAAGATAGTTATTTTTACAGTATTAATAAGTTTTGCTTTATCAGTTTTGGGAGTTGAAAGTATAATTAGAATTTCAGTGCCAATATTAATCTTTATTTATCCTGTAACAATTTCTTTGATACTATTAAATTTATTTGGAAAATATATAAAAAATGATTATGTCTATAAAGGTGTGGTATTTTTTACAGGAATTGTTGGTTTGATAGAAAGTTTAGACTCATTGGGAATTAAAAATTATTATACAAAATCAGTCTTAGAAATACTTCCATTTTCAGACTATGGTCTAACTTGGTTATTTCCTGGCTTGATAGGGTATATACTTTGTTCATTAATATTTAGAAAAGCTGAGATAAAAGAAAAATAA